A single window of Sphingobacterium sp. ML3W DNA harbors:
- a CDS encoding class I fructose-bisphosphate aldolase: MNYKDILSDLGAEAENLLNFSTPKIVKEHLHLPSPEFIDQIFLQSNRSPQVLKNLAALYNHGHLANTGYLSILPIDQGIEHTAGASFAPNPLYFDPENIIKLAIEGGCNAVATTFGNLAIMSRKYAHKIPFLVKINHNELLTYPTKYDQIMFGSIKDAWNLGATAVGATIYFGSENSNRQIVEVAEAFERAHELGMPCVLWCYTRNNSFKKDNVNYEVAADITGQANYLGVTIQADIIKQKLPENNGGFTAINFAKSDPKMYSELSSMHPIDLCRYQVANCFMGRIGLINSGGESKGASDLTESIRTAIINKRAGGTGLILGRKAFQRPFNEGVELLSAIQDVYLDKTISIA, translated from the coding sequence ATGAACTATAAAGATATTTTATCAGATTTAGGTGCTGAAGCAGAAAATCTTCTAAATTTTAGCACTCCCAAAATTGTAAAGGAGCATCTCCATCTTCCCTCCCCAGAATTTATCGATCAAATCTTTCTGCAAAGCAACCGCAGCCCTCAGGTGCTTAAAAACCTTGCAGCACTCTATAATCACGGACATCTAGCAAACACTGGCTATTTATCAATATTACCAATAGACCAAGGAATAGAACATACTGCAGGAGCATCATTCGCTCCAAACCCTTTGTATTTTGATCCCGAAAATATCATAAAGCTTGCCATTGAAGGGGGATGTAACGCAGTTGCTACAACTTTTGGGAACCTAGCAATAATGTCTCGAAAATATGCGCATAAAATTCCATTCTTAGTAAAAATCAACCATAACGAACTACTTACTTACCCCACAAAGTACGACCAAATAATGTTTGGGAGTATAAAAGATGCTTGGAATTTAGGAGCCACTGCTGTAGGTGCTACCATTTACTTTGGCTCAGAAAATTCAAATAGACAAATTGTCGAAGTAGCCGAAGCCTTTGAAAGAGCACATGAGTTAGGAATGCCCTGTGTTTTATGGTGCTATACCCGCAACAATAGCTTTAAAAAGGATAATGTTAATTATGAAGTTGCTGCTGACATTACAGGCCAAGCCAACTATTTAGGTGTTACCATACAGGCCGATATAATTAAACAAAAACTACCTGAAAACAATGGGGGCTTTACAGCGATTAATTTCGCCAAGAGCGATCCTAAAATGTATTCTGAGCTCTCTTCCATGCATCCAATTGACCTTTGCCGTTATCAGGTCGCTAATTGTTTTATGGGTCGAATCGGCCTTATTAATTCCGGAGGAGAATCAAAAGGAGCAAGTGACCTTACAGAATCAATTAGAACAGCAATAATAAACAAACGAGCCGGAGGGACAGGATTAATATTGGGAAGAAAAGCTTTTCAGCGTCCGTTCAACGAAGGTGTTGAACTCCTCAGCGCTATACAAGATGTTTACCTAGACAAGACAATTTCAATAGCATAG